A stretch of the Solanum dulcamara chromosome 6, daSolDulc1.2, whole genome shotgun sequence genome encodes the following:
- the LOC129892821 gene encoding uncharacterized protein LOC129892821: protein MRSFIWNPWFNPKEETSKAVAWISFPELPPNFFVKEAVFSIATAVGKPLTVDLATANKTRPSCAKIKVEVDLLATLPKRINIVEEDASGILKSKWVRINYDYLPKYCKHCRLQGHEEKECRSLNPDLAKQFKEDLRKENTQGIDTDTQNKEDNHGRRGGYTTGKQEWMQRRSKYKKDKSGIIIGEVSPIQKNKDITMANTNPFATLEEVLEKQDNMNKTQLPQEDTRTWIEKSFYAHKNQTKETVNITNGTEQTQGDSNKKGQKNCNNHLESFTDQHIVNDIEEDILPENPQIQTPK from the coding sequence ATGAGATCTTTTATATGGAACCCATGGTTCAACCCAAAGGAGGAGACATCAAAGGCAGTAGCTTGGATAAGCTTCCCTGAACTGCCCccaaatttttttgttaaagaGGCAGTCTTCTCCATAGCAACTGCAGTTGGAAAACCACTAACGGTGGATCTGGCTACAGCAAACAAGACAAGGCCAAGCTGCGCAAAAATCAAAGTCGAGGTAGATTTATTAGCAACTTTACCAAAAAGGATTAACATTGTAGAAGAGGACGCATCAGGAATACTAAAATCAAAATGGGTAAGGATAAACTATGACTACCTACCAAAATATTGCAAACACTGTAGACTTCAAGGTCATGAGGAAAAAGAATGTAGAAGTCTTAATCCTGATTTGGCTAAACAGTTTAAAGAAGATCTACGGAAGGAAAATACACAAGGAATTGACACAGACacacaaaataaagaagacaatCATGGAAGAAGGGGAGGGTACACTACTGGTAAACAAGAATGGATGCAAAGAAGGAGCAAATACAAGAAGGATAAATCAGGGATTATAATCGGGGAAGTGAGTCCAATACAAAAGAATAAGGATATAACCATGGCAAACACCAACCCTTTTGCAACACTGGAAGAGGTCCTAGAAAAACaagataatatgaataaaacaCAACTACCACAAGAAGATACTAGAACATGGATTGAGAAGAGTTTCTATGCTCACAAAAATCAAACAAAGGAAACAGTCAATATCACTAATGGTACAGAACAAACACAAGGAGATAGCAACAAAAAGGGACAGAAAAACTGCAACAATCACCTGGAATCATTTACTGATCAACACATAGTAAATGATATTGAGGAGGATATCTTACCTGAGAATCCACAAATACAGACACCAAAATGA